From a region of the Armatimonas rosea genome:
- a CDS encoding alpha-ketoacid dehydrogenase subunit alpha/beta — protein MDNDLFDLSTTDPDPRALLRLMFLSREGDRREGILLRQGKGWFQVSGTGHETLGVLAWGLRPDDYLFPYYRDRAVALGRGVTTAELASAYLAKAGSSSGGRQMPGHYSSRRLNIFSVATPTAAQCLPAAGAAWGFKLAGTDQVAVAMVGDAATRQGEFYEAVAFALQEKLPAVFVIEDNRYGISTPTDKFFPYRIGALGEKALVRVDARDPFVLLAAFRAAVARARAGEGPTVLWCELDRLCSHTSSDDQRLYRDAADLAIDAARDPLALLAQKLIAEGVLTPAEWEAEQAALVQEVDAAYRAAELEPDPVPEPLTHLFGPASVPVASPYRPSEPTTMVAAVNETLKQALRESEKVLLFGEDIEDPKGGVFGLTKGLTTAFPTQVFNAPLAEATILGTAVGLAATGFKPLFEIQFTDFLPPAFNQLLTNVANLRWRTCGEWSCPMVILAPYGAYLPGGSIWHSESNEGIWAHVHGLNVVVPSTPEDAAGLLWSAIHSNDPTLFLLPKHIFRKRALISAQAEPIPLGKAVVRKPGRDITLVTFGNCIEVAEEAIEQSGLSVELIDLRSVMPLDMQTIVASLGRTGRLVVVHEDARTTGIGQAIITEVTANPEHFQLLYSAPQLVARLDTYIGYNPVLEYAALPSVAQVVAALQQVME, from the coding sequence TCTCTACTACCGACCCAGACCCGCGCGCACTGCTGCGCTTGATGTTCCTCTCCCGCGAGGGAGACCGCCGCGAGGGGATTCTCCTGCGGCAAGGCAAGGGCTGGTTTCAGGTCTCGGGAACGGGGCACGAGACCCTGGGCGTCCTTGCCTGGGGACTGCGGCCCGATGACTACCTCTTTCCCTACTACCGGGATCGTGCGGTTGCCCTCGGGCGAGGCGTGACCACGGCGGAGCTGGCGAGCGCCTATCTGGCCAAGGCGGGCAGTAGCAGTGGCGGGCGGCAGATGCCCGGCCACTACTCCAGCCGTCGCCTCAATATCTTCTCGGTCGCGACCCCCACGGCGGCGCAGTGCCTCCCCGCGGCGGGCGCGGCCTGGGGCTTCAAGCTCGCCGGGACCGACCAAGTGGCGGTCGCGATGGTCGGGGATGCGGCCACACGGCAGGGGGAGTTCTACGAGGCCGTGGCCTTTGCCCTGCAAGAGAAGCTCCCCGCGGTCTTTGTGATCGAAGACAACCGCTACGGCATCAGCACACCCACCGATAAGTTCTTCCCCTACCGCATTGGAGCGCTGGGGGAGAAGGCGCTGGTGCGGGTCGATGCGCGCGATCCCTTTGTGCTGCTCGCGGCCTTTCGCGCCGCGGTGGCACGGGCGCGTGCGGGCGAGGGACCGACCGTGCTCTGGTGCGAGCTGGACCGGCTCTGCTCGCACACCAGCAGCGACGACCAGCGGCTCTACCGGGACGCGGCGGACCTGGCGATCGATGCCGCGCGCGACCCGCTCGCGCTCCTGGCGCAGAAGCTGATCGCGGAGGGCGTGCTGACCCCGGCGGAGTGGGAGGCGGAGCAGGCGGCCTTGGTGCAGGAGGTCGATGCGGCCTACCGCGCCGCCGAGCTCGAGCCCGATCCGGTTCCCGAGCCCCTGACCCACCTCTTTGGGCCCGCCAGTGTGCCGGTCGCCTCACCGTACCGTCCCAGCGAGCCCACGACCATGGTGGCCGCCGTCAACGAGACCCTCAAGCAGGCCCTCCGTGAGAGCGAGAAAGTCCTGCTGTTTGGTGAGGATATCGAGGACCCCAAGGGCGGTGTCTTTGGGCTGACCAAGGGGCTGACCACGGCTTTCCCCACGCAGGTCTTCAACGCCCCACTCGCCGAGGCGACTATCTTAGGGACCGCGGTCGGACTCGCGGCGACCGGCTTCAAGCCGCTCTTTGAGATCCAGTTCACCGACTTTCTCCCGCCCGCCTTCAACCAGCTCCTAACCAATGTCGCCAACCTGCGCTGGCGCACCTGTGGCGAGTGGAGCTGCCCGATGGTGATTCTCGCGCCCTACGGTGCCTACCTGCCGGGCGGGAGCATCTGGCACTCCGAGAGCAATGAGGGAATCTGGGCGCATGTTCATGGGCTCAATGTGGTGGTTCCCAGCACGCCCGAGGACGCTGCCGGGCTGCTCTGGAGCGCGATCCATAGCAACGACCCGACTCTGTTTTTGCTTCCCAAGCATATCTTCCGTAAGCGGGCCCTGATCTCTGCTCAGGCCGAGCCCATCCCACTGGGGAAGGCTGTTGTCCGCAAGCCTGGCCGTGATATCACTCTCGTGACCTTTGGCAACTGTATCGAAGTCGCCGAAGAGGCGATCGAGCAGAGCGGGCTCTCTGTGGAGCTGATCGACCTGCGCTCGGTGATGCCGCTGGACATGCAGACCATCGTCGCGTCGCTAGGACGAACCGGGCGTCTCGTGGTTGTCCACGAGGACGCCCGCACGACCGGGATCGGGCAGGCGATCATCACCGAGGTCACCGCCAACCCCGAGCACTTCCAGCTCCTCTACTCCGCCCCGCAGCTCGTGGCGCGCCTAGACACCTACATCGGCTACAACCCCGTGCTAGAGTACGCCGCACTCCCCAGCGTTGCGCAAGTAGTCGCCGCGCTCCAGCAAGTGATGGAGTAG
- a CDS encoding 2Fe-2S iron-sulfur cluster-binding protein, which yields MPTVTFEGRSYPTEPGETVLTALLRQGGAIPHSCRSGVCRSCLVRATQGTPPASSQKALKDTLRAQGYFLSCIAQPESELTVALPSDGVIGHTRAQLLAREQLAPDIFRLRLQAEEAFPFMAGQFITIRRPDGLRRSYSLAAPPTSDGTIELHVRRLPQGQLSGWLCEALELGAWVDLFGPEGSCFYLPDDPTRPLLLIGTGTGLAPLLGIVRDALAQGHTGPIQLFHGSRHPDGLYLQGELAALTVTHPNLTYTLCTSATGPRADVAAFGAIPDTSGWRVYLCGNPEMVKGAQRKAFLLGASLAEIYTDPFVRAG from the coding sequence ATGCCCACCGTCACGTTTGAAGGACGCTCCTACCCCACGGAGCCCGGTGAGACGGTGCTGACGGCGCTACTACGGCAGGGAGGGGCGATCCCCCACTCCTGCCGTAGCGGTGTCTGCCGCTCCTGCCTCGTGCGCGCCACGCAGGGCACGCCCCCCGCGAGCTCCCAGAAAGCCCTCAAAGATACCCTGAGGGCCCAGGGCTACTTTCTCAGCTGCATCGCCCAGCCCGAGAGCGAGCTGACGGTCGCGCTTCCCAGCGATGGGGTAATTGGACACACACGGGCTCAGCTCCTCGCCCGCGAGCAGCTCGCGCCGGATATCTTCCGCCTGCGCCTTCAGGCCGAGGAAGCCTTTCCTTTTATGGCCGGCCAGTTTATTACCATCCGACGCCCCGATGGCCTGCGCCGCTCCTACTCCCTCGCCGCGCCGCCTACGAGTGACGGCACGATCGAGCTGCACGTCCGCCGCCTCCCTCAGGGGCAGCTATCCGGCTGGCTCTGTGAGGCGCTGGAGCTTGGGGCATGGGTCGATCTCTTCGGCCCTGAAGGAAGCTGCTTCTATCTCCCCGACGATCCCACGCGCCCTCTCCTGCTGATCGGCACGGGCACGGGCCTCGCCCCGCTCCTGGGAATCGTCCGCGATGCCCTTGCACAAGGCCATACCGGCCCGATCCAGCTCTTCCACGGCAGCCGCCACCCGGACGGGCTCTACCTCCAAGGCGAGCTAGCGGCGCTCACCGTCACCCACCCCAACCTCACCTACACCCTCTGCACTAGCGCCACCGGCCCCCGCGCCGATGTCGCCGCCTTCGGTGCCATCCCCGATACGAGCGGCTGGCGTGTCTATCTCTGCGGCAACCCCGAGATGGTCAAGGGTGCCCAGCGCAAGGCCTTTCTCCTGGGGGCCTCCCTCGCCGAGATCTACACCGACCCCTTTGTCCGCGCCGGGTGA
- a CDS encoding group I truncated hemoglobin, whose protein sequence is MSTLYERLGGEAAVDLAVDKFYRRVLADDRISAFFEGVDMERQAAKQKAFLTMVFGGPHHYTGKDMRDGHRHLVARGLNDSHFDAVVEDLGATLKELGIPDSDIAEVAALAETTRNDVLDR, encoded by the coding sequence ATGAGCACTCTCTATGAGCGTCTTGGCGGAGAGGCCGCCGTGGATCTGGCGGTGGATAAGTTCTACCGGAGGGTCCTGGCAGACGATAGGATCAGCGCTTTTTTTGAGGGGGTCGATATGGAGCGGCAGGCCGCCAAGCAGAAGGCGTTCCTCACGATGGTCTTTGGGGGACCGCACCACTACACGGGGAAAGACATGCGCGACGGCCACCGGCACCTTGTCGCCCGCGGCCTCAACGACTCCCACTTCGATGCCGTGGTCGAGGACCTGGGGGCTACGCTTAAGGAGCTAGGCATCCCCGACTCCGATATCGCGGAGGTCGCCGCGCTGGCCGAGACCACCCGCAACGATGTGCTGGACCGCTAG
- a CDS encoding glutamate mutase L has protein sequence MAIVQSIVATDCGSTTTKAILIERQPDGVYRLVARGEAPTTVEAPFDDVTVGVANAVRELEELTSKSFLDANGRPTTSETHLYLSTSSAGGGLQMTVAGVVKEMSAESAERAALGAGAIIMDTLAVNDGRKDYEKVERIRSLRPDMILMSGGTDDGNVVPQVQEIAEILRSADPKPRLGIGLKLPVIFAGSKLMREAVTETLGDTVDLRIVDNLRPSLAQENLPPAREEIHELFLEHVMQQAPGYSKLKTWTSSDIMSTPLAVGKIMETIARERSINVLGVDIGGATTDVFSVFKGIYNRTVSANLGMSYSICNVLTEAGLENIKRWLPFDLGDSYIRNQLRNKMIRPTTIPQDLKDLQIEQAAAREALRLAFEHHKSLAREMVGVQQSRDIGEIFEQAAGGKTLVDMFSLDMIIGSGGVLAHAPEFAQTCIMMMDAYAPEGLTTLAKDSIFMMPQLGVLSVLLPEAATQVFEKDCLIRLADCIAPVGTAKDGEACCTFVINGTTHDVKFGQLVLLPLEQGATATVECRPAKNFDLGQGKGKSVTFNVQGGEVGLILDCRGRPIAIPDQDAARAAKMREWLKALKLRSE, from the coding sequence ATGGCAATTGTGCAGAGTATTGTCGCCACGGACTGTGGCTCGACCACCACCAAGGCGATCTTAATTGAGCGTCAGCCCGATGGCGTCTACCGGCTTGTGGCGCGCGGTGAGGCACCCACAACCGTCGAGGCCCCGTTTGATGATGTGACGGTTGGAGTGGCCAATGCTGTCCGTGAGCTGGAGGAGCTGACGAGCAAGAGCTTCCTCGATGCCAACGGCCGCCCGACCACCTCGGAGACCCATCTCTATCTCTCGACCTCGTCGGCGGGGGGCGGCCTGCAGATGACGGTCGCGGGGGTGGTCAAGGAGATGTCGGCGGAGTCGGCGGAGCGTGCGGCGCTGGGAGCCGGTGCGATTATCATGGACACCCTCGCGGTCAACGATGGCCGCAAGGACTACGAGAAAGTGGAGCGCATCCGCAGCCTGCGCCCAGACATGATCCTGATGAGCGGGGGCACCGACGATGGCAATGTGGTGCCGCAGGTGCAGGAGATCGCGGAGATTCTGCGCTCTGCCGACCCCAAGCCGCGCCTGGGAATTGGGCTGAAGCTGCCCGTGATCTTTGCCGGAAGCAAGCTCATGCGCGAGGCGGTCACCGAGACCCTGGGCGATACGGTCGATCTGCGCATTGTCGATAACCTGCGCCCCAGCCTCGCGCAAGAGAACCTGCCGCCCGCCCGTGAGGAGATCCATGAGCTCTTCTTGGAGCACGTCATGCAGCAGGCGCCCGGCTACTCCAAGCTCAAGACCTGGACCAGCTCGGACATCATGAGCACCCCGCTGGCCGTGGGCAAGATCATGGAGACCATCGCCCGCGAGCGCAGCATCAATGTCCTCGGGGTCGATATCGGCGGGGCCACCACCGATGTCTTCTCGGTCTTTAAGGGGATCTACAACCGCACGGTCTCGGCCAACCTGGGGATGAGCTACTCGATCTGTAATGTCCTCACCGAGGCGGGGCTGGAGAACATCAAGCGCTGGCTGCCCTTCGACCTGGGCGACTCCTACATCCGCAACCAGCTGCGCAATAAGATGATCCGCCCGACCACGATCCCCCAGGACCTCAAGGACCTCCAGATCGAGCAGGCCGCCGCCCGCGAGGCGCTGCGCCTGGCCTTCGAGCACCACAAGAGCCTGGCCCGCGAGATGGTCGGAGTCCAGCAGAGCCGCGATATCGGCGAGATCTTTGAGCAGGCCGCGGGTGGAAAGACCCTCGTGGACATGTTCTCGCTGGACATGATTATCGGCTCGGGCGGGGTGCTGGCCCACGCGCCGGAGTTTGCCCAGACCTGTATCATGATGATGGACGCCTACGCGCCCGAGGGCCTGACCACTCTGGCCAAGGACTCGATCTTCATGATGCCCCAGCTCGGGGTGCTCTCCGTGCTCCTCCCCGAGGCCGCGACCCAGGTCTTTGAGAAGGACTGTCTGATCCGCCTGGCCGACTGTATCGCGCCGGTGGGAACGGCCAAAGACGGCGAAGCCTGCTGTACGTTTGTGATCAATGGCACCACCCACGATGTCAAGTTCGGCCAGCTCGTGCTCCTGCCGCTGGAGCAAGGTGCCACCGCGACCGTCGAGTGCCGCCCCGCCAAGAACTTCGATCTAGGCCAAGGCAAGGGCAAGAGTGTCACGTTTAATGTCCAAGGCGGCGAGGTTGGTCTGATCCTCGACTGCCGTGGTCGTCCGATCGCCATCCCGGACCAAGACGCCGCCCGCGCCGCCAAGATGCGCGAGTGGCTCAAGGCGCTGAAGCTACGCAGCGAGTAG
- a CDS encoding thiol-disulfide oxidoreductase DCC family protein — MPQAVVLFDGVCNLCDKSVRFIFRHDPSGYFRFAPLQSETGQKLLAEAGASAPDLNSILLIEDGKVYDRSTAALRIARRLSAPFSALWVGMIVPKPLRDFVYKIIAKNRYKWFGQKESCEMPPQGLRERFLAFE; from the coding sequence ATGCCTCAGGCCGTTGTTCTCTTTGATGGTGTCTGCAACCTCTGTGACAAGAGCGTGCGCTTTATCTTCCGCCACGACCCGAGCGGCTACTTTCGCTTTGCGCCTCTCCAGAGCGAGACAGGACAGAAGCTCCTCGCCGAGGCGGGGGCGAGCGCGCCCGACCTCAACTCCATCCTGCTGATCGAAGACGGTAAGGTCTACGACCGCTCCACCGCCGCGCTACGAATCGCCCGTCGCCTGAGTGCACCGTTCTCCGCTTTGTGGGTGGGGATGATCGTCCCCAAGCCGCTACGTGACTTTGTGTACAAAATCATCGCGAAGAATCGCTACAAGTGGTTTGGTCAAAAAGAGAGCTGCGAGATGCCGCCCCAAGGCCTCCGAGAGCGCTTTCTCGCCTTCGAGTAG
- a CDS encoding sialidase family protein yields MPSFDDAQQPALALGPGGLVALAMLQRGNITVALSKDGGASFSEPVVAMDCAGQARGGRQRGPRIGIDARGTITVSAPVTFDAEERKKRYPAPELYLVQSQDGGKTFSSPLRINLLEKKAPEGLHMLSVSADGVAHLAWLDISARSGPGQDLNYARLVNGELTDRTTVARTVCECCAPGLGLDSKGNPTIAWREGGLKNSRELFLRRSLDGGKRFGAVQRINTSPTLETGCPMSLPTTVVSGDSRRVLVAWKHVNKSAPHVSWREATAPAPDADLQPQPGGTQDHPCLALSADGTWSAVWEETRSGRQSVWYRTSKNGDQGRQLSAPSDGQAAFPVLVVGAQTTVAYEAKQGTQLRVFVQKL; encoded by the coding sequence ATGCCCTCTTTCGACGATGCCCAGCAGCCGGCGCTGGCGCTTGGGCCCGGTGGCTTGGTAGCCTTGGCGATGCTCCAGCGCGGCAATATCACGGTCGCGCTCTCCAAAGACGGCGGCGCGAGCTTCTCGGAGCCCGTGGTCGCGATGGACTGTGCGGGCCAAGCACGCGGTGGGCGCCAGCGCGGCCCCCGGATCGGGATCGACGCACGGGGGACGATCACGGTCTCGGCGCCGGTTACCTTCGACGCCGAGGAGCGCAAGAAGCGCTACCCCGCGCCGGAGCTCTACTTGGTGCAGTCCCAAGACGGTGGCAAGACGTTCTCCTCGCCGCTTCGGATCAACCTGCTGGAGAAGAAAGCGCCCGAGGGGCTGCACATGCTCTCGGTCAGCGCAGACGGCGTGGCGCATCTCGCCTGGCTGGATATCTCCGCACGCTCCGGGCCGGGGCAGGACCTCAACTACGCCCGCCTGGTCAACGGGGAGCTCACCGACCGCACGACAGTCGCGCGGACGGTCTGTGAGTGCTGCGCGCCGGGGCTGGGGCTCGATAGCAAGGGAAACCCGACAATCGCCTGGCGTGAGGGCGGGCTAAAAAATAGCCGGGAGCTCTTCCTACGGCGCTCGCTCGATGGCGGAAAGCGCTTTGGGGCCGTCCAGCGCATCAATACGTCCCCCACGCTGGAGACCGGCTGCCCCATGTCGCTCCCCACCACCGTGGTCTCGGGCGATAGCCGGCGCGTGCTGGTGGCGTGGAAGCATGTCAATAAGTCCGCCCCCCATGTCTCCTGGCGCGAGGCGACGGCCCCCGCGCCGGATGCGGACCTTCAGCCCCAGCCCGGCGGCACGCAAGACCATCCCTGCCTCGCCCTGTCCGCCGATGGCACCTGGTCGGCGGTCTGGGAGGAGACCCGTAGCGGACGGCAGAGTGTCTGGTACCGCACCTCCAAGAACGGCGACCAAGGCCGGCAGCTCAGCGCCCCCAGCGACGGCCAAGCCGCCTTTCCCGTGCTGGTGGTCGGAGCGCAGACCACGGTCGCCTACGAGGCCAAGCAAGGCACGCAGCTACGGGTGTTTGTCCAGAAGCTCTAA
- a CDS encoding SDR family NAD(P)-dependent oxidoreductase gives MLLSGKVVLVTGGGRGIGAAICRVLAREGAIVAVNYGKSAEKAEAVAAEIGNDAKAYQADVTDEASVKAMIDAIVADFGRIDGVINNAIAGSQPGKLGEHGWAGYQNMLDYNVKAVYNTLTAARPHFNAQGGGRVVNIVTELWNMAPAGWSMYTAGKGAMVGMSRSLATELGPENITVNMVAPGWMADEKVDTESEGSKNFAKSLPLRVHGSAEEIGNGCVFFLSHLANYVTGVYLPVTGGRITQTGM, from the coding sequence ATGCTTCTTTCAGGGAAAGTGGTGCTCGTCACCGGCGGCGGGCGTGGGATCGGAGCGGCGATCTGCCGGGTGCTGGCGCGCGAGGGAGCGATTGTCGCGGTGAACTACGGCAAGAGCGCGGAAAAGGCCGAGGCGGTGGCGGCGGAGATCGGCAACGATGCCAAGGCGTACCAAGCGGATGTCACCGACGAAGCCAGTGTGAAGGCGATGATCGACGCCATTGTCGCGGACTTTGGGCGCATCGACGGGGTCATCAACAACGCGATCGCGGGCTCGCAGCCCGGCAAGCTGGGCGAGCACGGCTGGGCAGGCTACCAGAACATGCTGGACTACAATGTCAAGGCGGTCTACAACACGCTCACCGCGGCGCGGCCACACTTCAATGCCCAAGGCGGCGGACGTGTCGTCAATATCGTCACCGAGCTCTGGAACATGGCACCGGCGGGCTGGAGCATGTACACCGCGGGCAAGGGCGCGATGGTCGGGATGAGCCGCTCGCTCGCCACCGAGCTGGGGCCGGAGAACATCACGGTCAATATGGTCGCTCCCGGCTGGATGGCCGATGAGAAAGTAGATACGGAGAGCGAGGGGAGCAAGAACTTCGCCAAGTCCCTCCCATTGCGAGTACACGGGAGCGCCGAGGAGATCGGCAACGGCTGCGTCTTCTTCCTCTCGCACCTGGCCAACTATGTCACGGGGGTCTACCTGCCGGTCACCGGTGGGCGCATCACCCAGACGGGAATGTAG
- a CDS encoding SET domain-containing protein-lysine N-methyltransferase: MLEKTRVGVLRHEGQFQLRATEAITAGERLFRIEGERTNTPTRYSVQLDETTHIDLGERPLEEFLDRYFWRFMNHHCEPSTFLRGDEVYAARNLAPWDELTFNYNTTEYDMAEPFDCRCGSPHCQRVVRGFRWLPAAEQEALRPWLAPYLLRLLDSA; the protein is encoded by the coding sequence ATGCTTGAAAAGACACGTGTGGGAGTCTTGCGCCACGAGGGGCAGTTTCAGCTGCGGGCAACCGAGGCGATCACGGCCGGGGAGCGGCTCTTTCGGATCGAGGGGGAGCGGACAAACACCCCGACACGCTACTCCGTCCAGCTCGACGAAACGACGCATATCGACTTAGGGGAGCGCCCACTGGAGGAGTTTCTGGACCGCTACTTCTGGCGCTTCATGAACCACCACTGCGAGCCGAGCACGTTTCTGCGCGGCGATGAGGTCTACGCGGCCCGTAACCTTGCGCCCTGGGACGAGCTCACCTTCAACTACAACACGACCGAGTACGACATGGCGGAGCCGTTTGACTGCCGCTGTGGGAGCCCGCACTGCCAAAGGGTCGTCCGTGGCTTTCGCTGGCTTCCCGCCGCCGAGCAAGAGGCGCTTCGGCCCTGGCTGGCACCGTACCTGCTGCGTCTCCTCGATAGTGCGTAA